Within the Candidatus Equadaptatus faecalis genome, the region TGTCGTCAGAAATCTTGTTTCAAGAACGGACAAAAACGGAAGAAAATATTATGAAATGACTGCAATAGACAGTTTCGGAGGCATTGACGCTAAAATATGGTCGGACGCCGCGTGGTTTGACCGTTCGGCTGACAACTGTGATCTCACGATGCCCGCAGAACGGCTTGAAGACAGCAAAATTGACGGTATTGAGGGCTGTACGGTCGGGATAGACGGAAAGGTTGCGGAATACAAGGGGCAGCAGCAGTTTAATTTCAACAAAATAACGCTTCTTAATCAAAAAAGCTTTGCCCCGGCGGAATATATGCCGAAATCGCCTGTTTCTTCAGAAAAGCTTAGGGAACGCTTTGAAGAGCTTGTAAGCGGCTGCGGAAAGGAAATTGCTGATTTTCTGCGTGCCGTTTTTGCCGATGAAATGCTGTCGGAATTTTTCAGCTGGCCGGCGGCTGTTTCAAACCACCATGCGTACGCCAACGGGCTCGCCGAACATTCAATTTCCGTAGCGGACTGCGCCAAGGGAGAGGCGGAGGCAATGAAACGGTCAAATTACGATGTGGATTCGGATATAGCCGTTGCCGGCGCCCTGCTTCACGATATCGGCAAACTCCGTGCCTACAAGATGAACGCGATGCCTGAAATTACGATTGAAGGCGCGGTTATTGACCACGTTGCGCTCGGTTACACGATGTTTGAAAAGCTTTGCGAAAAATATCCGCTTGACGAAAAATTAAGACTGCAGCTTGCGCATATTATAATCAGTCATCACGGGCTTCGCGAATACGGTTCGCCCGTGGTGCCCGAGACTGCGGAGGCCATGATTGTTTCTTCCGCTGACGAGCTTGATTTCAGAATGTTCTGCTGGCATGATTCAGTCAAGGACATGAAAGAAGACGAAAAAATTTCAAACTGGAACAACGCGACGCAGAGACGTTTCTGGAATATATAAAAATGGGATTTGAGTTTCACGTCACCGAGGATCAGGAGGACAGAAGGGTTGACCGGCTGCTCCGGTCAATGTTTCCTCAAATTCCGCTTTCGGCGGTAATGAAAGCGCTCCGCAAGGGAGAAGTCCGTCTTGACGCAAGAAAAGTTTCTCCCGACACGAGGGTAAAAACCGGACAATTTATTCAGCTGCCGTGGAGCGACAAGCCTGTGCGTCAGGAAGCGTCCCTGTCCGTGCGAAACAGCGCGGTTCCAAAGCTTGAAACGTTATACCGCGACGAAAATGTCTGGATAATCAACAAACCCGCTGGACTTCTGACACAGCCTGATGTAAAGGGCGCAGACTCTGTCTACACCCGTGTTATGGCAGAGCTTGAATGGAAAAGGACTGATTTTCGCCCGTCAACGGTACAGCGGCTTGACAGAAATACCTCTGGAATTGTCATTGCCGCTTTGAGCGGCAAATTCCAAAGACTGCTTTCTGAACTCATACGCGAAAAAAGAATTGAAAAGATATACCGCACCGTTGTTGAAGGAGCTTTGCCGGAGCAGGGAAGAATTGACTTCCCGCTGCTGAAAGACCCTGACACAAACACCGTAAAAGTTGACAGCAGAGGGCAGTCTGCTCTGACGCTTTACAAAAGGCTTGCCTGCGGAAACGGCTTAAGCTGTGCCGAAGTGCGGCTTGTAACGGGGCGCACGCACCAGATACGGGTACATTTTTCAGCCGCTGGTTATCCTGTGCTTGGCGACAGGAAATACGGCAGCGGTTCAGGAAGATCAGCAAGAACGCTGCTTCACGCATACAGAGTTGTGTTTCCTGCCGACGAAAGACTTGGCGGACTTTCAGAGGCAGCCTTTATTGCGCCCTTGCCTGACGACATGCTAAAATATTTTAAGCAGGGAGGGAAACTGCTTTGAAAATATCCGTTGTTGTTCCGTGTTATAACGAACAGGAAAGTCTGCCATTGTTCTACAGAGAGTTCTGTAAATTGTGCGAAACGTCCGAAGAATTGAAAGGTCAGACGTTTGAGTTGATATTTGTTGACGACGGTTCAAAGGATTCGACTTTTGAGGTTATGCAGGAACTTTCAGAAAAAGACAACAGAGTAAAATATATTTCGTTTTCCAGAAATTTCGGCAAGGAAGCGGCGATATACGCCGGACTGCAGAAAGCAGACGGCGATTTAACGGCTGTAATGGACGCTGATTTGCAGGACCCGCTGACACTTCTGCCTGAAATGTACAAGGCGGTTGCTGAAGACGGCTGCGATTCTGCCGCCGCGCGGCGCGTAACACGCAGGGGAGAGCCGCCGATACGGTCTTTTTTTGCAAGATGTTTTTATCGCCTGATTGCGAAAATTTCTAAAATAGAGCTGGTGGACGGCGCAAGGGATTACAGACTTATGAACAGAAAATTTGTCAGCGCTGTACTTTCTTTGAAAGAATACAACCGTTTCAGCAAAGGAATTTTCTGCTGGGTAGGTTTTAAAAACAAATGGATAGAATTTGAAAACGTAGAGCGTGCGGCGGGGGAGACAAAATGGTCGTTTTGGAAGCTTACTCTGTACGCAGTTGATGCAATAATCGCCTTTTCGACCGTTCCGCTTGTGCTGGCGACGGCATTCGGGCTTCTGCTTTGTCTGCTGGCGTTTCTTGCCATAATGTTTGTCGTCCTGCGCAAGCTGATATACGGTGACCCCATACAAGGCTGGGCGTCAACGATGTGCGTGCTTCTTACAACCGGCGGCGTGCAGCTTCTCTGTACAGGAATCCTCGGTCAGTACATGGCAAAAACCTATATGGAAACCAAGAACAGACCGGTATATATAATTGATAAAACAAATTGTGAAAACAGGTGAAATTATGAAAATTAATAACAGCGGCATACTAAACATTTTTAAGGGCAGATTATCTGCGATATGTCTTTATGCGGTTTTTTCGGTTCTGATAATTTTTACGCTGTCTCACAAGATGGCGTATTTTCAGGATGAATTTCTTTCCTATTGCCTTGCCAATAACAATGAAGTTGAAGTTAAGATGAATTATCTGGCTAAAAATGTTATCGGCAATGAGACAAGGATGAAAGTTATGCCGGGCATTCCCTATATTCCCGCTTCATCTGCGTTTGCCCGTGTGAATTCCGTGCCGCACGGAGGTTCTTTTAATTACGCGAACGTATGGAAAAATCAGGCAGACGACACCCATCCGCCGCTTTATTATACGCTGCTGCATACGATATGCTCTTTCTTCCCCGGTGCGTTCTCTATGTGGTTTGCAGGAGTAATAAACCTGTTTTTTGCTCTTGGGATACTTTTTGTTTCAAGAAAACTCGTCAGGCAGCTTACAGACAGTAAATTTATACTTTCCGCAGTTTCTCTAATGCTCGTGTTTTCTTCTGCGATGCTGAATTCTTTTGCCTGTCTGAGAATGTACGTTATGGCAACTTTTTTTGTCACACTCCAGACCTATTTGTTCTTAAAGCAGACAGATCAGGAGATTACACGGAAATTCTGCGTGAAAATTGCCGTTGTGACGTTCCTTGGCGCTCTGACGCATTATTACTGCGTATTTTATATGGTCCTGCTTTCAATAGTGTTCGGCATACAGCGCCTTTGCCATAGAGACTGGAAAGGAACGGCATGTTTCAGCGCGGCGCAGATTTGCGGAGGTCTTGCTGCCTGCGCAGTGTTCCCAGCGATTTACACGCATATTTTTCACGGTGCGCGCGGAACTTCGGAATTTATGCCGAACGCCATGTCAATGTCCGATTATCCTCTGCGCCTTGCTGCCTATTGGCAGGTAATCAGCGGGGATCTGTTCGGGAAAATGCTGCCGCTGTTTATTGCTGTTATCATATTTTCCGCTGCTTACGTCCGCTTTGTAAAAAAAGACGAAACTGCATTAAAAGAAAAAATTGCAGTGCTGTCTCGCCAAAAATATTCGCTGGTTATGATTGCCTCTGCGTTATATTTTCTGATTGTATCAAAATTAACGCCGATTTTGAACGCAGGCGTGTACGGAGACATAAAATATATGTACCCGATTTTTGCAGTACTGCTTTGTGTGATTTCTACCGCTGTTTTTACCGCACTCGACAGACTGCTGAGCGGTGAAGCCGCGAAAATTCTCACGGTAATTCTTGCTTTGTGCGTTACAGCCGGAAGCTGGTTTTGTACAGACTGGGACAGCAGATTTCTTTACAGGGAATATAAACAGCAGCTTTTTATCCAGCAGCTGTACAGTGACGCAGACTGCCTGTGTTTCTACATCAACCTTATTCCTAAGGATATGTATTATCTGTCGCACTACAGAAGCTTGACAATTTTTCCCGCGGAAGCTTTCCGTGAAAACGCGGGCAGACTTAGGTCCATTCTTGCAGACCAAAGAACAAATAAGCTTGTAATCTGCATCGCCAGACAGAACGGAATAAACACGGATTTATTTATGGCGCAGCTCAATCCTGAGCTGCAAAAATACAATATTACAAGAACACCGCTCGGACGCAGCGAAGGCGACGAAGACGGCAATATCTACCATCTTGAGAGAATAAGTTACTGATAAGACAGAGTGCCGCGCGGCGTAGGGCAGAAAATATCCGCAGCGGTTTTTCAGGACTTGCCATATTCGGACAAATCTGATAATATATCCGAGCCTTTTACACGGATTGGCGCTCCGTACGCTCTTCTGTGTTCTTGGACATCAGGCGAAAACGGCCTACAGGAGTGATTGAAATGATCGATCAGGAGAAGAAACAAGCTATCATCGAAGAGTACAAAACGCATGAGGGCGACACCGGCTCAACAGAAGTCCAGGTCGCAATCCTTACTGCGCGTATCAGAGAACTCACGGAACACATGAAAATCCACAAAAAAGATTTCCATTCAGGTCGCGGACTTCTCATACTTGTCGGCAAACGCCGCAAACTTCTTCAGTATCTTAAGAGCAGAGACTTTAACCGCTATCAGAACCTTATCAAACGTCTCGGACTCCGCCACTAATTTTACCGAAGCGGTAAAAAACGGCAAATTTTGCAAACGAAGGCTGAAAAGCCTTCGTTTTTTTTATTTTTGTGGTATTATCTTGTGGTTGAAGTTGAAAACAGGAGGAAAAAGGACAGATGAAAGAGATTTTTGAGCTTGACTTTTACGGAAAGAAGCTCGCATTCGAAACGGGACGCCTTGCAAAACAGGCAAACGCGGCAGTTTTGGCAAGGCACGGCAACACGGAAGTATTGGTAACGGCTGTTATGTCGTCAAAGGCAAGGGAAGGACTTGATTTCTTCCCGCTGCTTGTTGATTACGAAGAACGTTATTATGCCGCAGGCAAAGTGCCCGGCGGTTTCATCAAAAGAGAAGGCCGTCCGTCGGAAGCGGCAACTCTCAGCGGACGCGTGATTGACCGTTCAATTCGTTCGCTTTTTGAAGACTGGATGAGAAACGACGTACACGTTGTCGCAACGGTTATGTCTGTTGACCAGGTCAATCCTGCGAATATTCTCGGAATTAACGGCGCGTCACTTGCGCTTGCCATGTCGGATATTCCGTGGAACGGACCTATAGGCGCAGTGCGCATAGGCTGCCTGGACGGGGAACTTGTCGTCAACCCTGACGAAGCCGATATGCCCCGCAGTACGCTTGACCTGACGGTCGCGGGACACCGCGGCGGAATTACCATGGTCGAAGCTGGCGCCAACGAGCTTACCGAAGACAAGATGGTTGACGCGCTCCAGCTTGCAAGCGAAGCTATTGTTAAAATCGTCGATTTCATAGACGAAATCTGCGCAAAAGTCGGCAAAACGAAGGTTGTTCTTCCTGAACCGCAGAAAATAGAAGAAATTGACGCATGGATGAAAGAAAACGTCGAAAAAGACATTTACGAAGCAGTGCAGATTCATGAGAAAATGGCACGCGGGACGGCTCTTGCCGAAGCGCAGCAGAAAGCCGAAGAACACTTTGCCGAAAGCCATCCCGATTCCGAAAAATATATCGCCACGGTTATGGAAGGCATGGTTAAAGACAACGTCCGCAAGCTTCTGCTTGAAGAGAAAAAACGCTCAGACGGACGTGCAATGGACGAGCTTCGCAAAATAACCTGCGAAGTTGACATCCTTACAATGACGCACGGCTCGGCGCTCTTTACGCGCGGCGAAACTCAGTCTCTCGGAGTAACGACGCTTGGTATGATTGGCGCAGATGACCAGATACTTGACGGCCTCAAACTTGACGAACCTGCGAAGAGATTTATCCTTCATTACAATTTCCCGCCGTATTCAGTCGGCGAAATCAAACCGATGAGAGGTCCAGGACGCAGGGAAATAGGACACGGCGCCCTTGCGGAGCGTGCGCTTCGTCCGATGTTCCCGGCAGAAGAAGATTTCCCGTACGTAGTACGTCAGGTCTCGGACATTCTTGAATCCAACGGCTCAAGCTCAATGGCAAGCGTATGCAGCGGAAGCCTTTCAATGATGGCGGCGGGTGTTCCCATTAAAAAACAGGTTGCCGGTATAGCTATGGGACTTGTTTCAGACGGCAAAAACTATAATATCCTGACAGACATTCAGGGACTTGAAGACCATTACGGAGACATGGACTTCAAGGTTGCCGGAACGCGCGA harbors:
- a CDS encoding HD domain-containing protein — translated: MSLLTSPEIKKLKSGEIFKAIFVVRNLVSRTDKNGRKYYEMTAIDSFGGIDAKIWSDAAWFDRSADNCDLTMPAERLEDSKIDGIEGCTVGIDGKVAEYKGQQQFNFNKITLLNQKSFAPAEYMPKSPVSSEKLRERFEELVSGCGKEIADFLRAVFADEMLSEFFSWPAAVSNHHAYANGLAEHSISVADCAKGEAEAMKRSNYDVDSDIAVAGALLHDIGKLRAYKMNAMPEITIEGAVIDHVALGYTMFEKLCEKYPLDEKLRLQLAHIIISHHGLREYGSPVVPETAEAMIVSSADELDFRMFCWHDSVKDMKEDEKISNWNNATQRRFWNI
- a CDS encoding RluA family pseudouridine synthase translates to MGFEFHVTEDQEDRRVDRLLRSMFPQIPLSAVMKALRKGEVRLDARKVSPDTRVKTGQFIQLPWSDKPVRQEASLSVRNSAVPKLETLYRDENVWIINKPAGLLTQPDVKGADSVYTRVMAELEWKRTDFRPSTVQRLDRNTSGIVIAALSGKFQRLLSELIREKRIEKIYRTVVEGALPEQGRIDFPLLKDPDTNTVKVDSRGQSALTLYKRLACGNGLSCAEVRLVTGRTHQIRVHFSAAGYPVLGDRKYGSGSGRSARTLLHAYRVVFPADERLGGLSEAAFIAPLPDDMLKYFKQGGKLL
- a CDS encoding glycosyltransferase family 2 protein, which translates into the protein MKISVVVPCYNEQESLPLFYREFCKLCETSEELKGQTFELIFVDDGSKDSTFEVMQELSEKDNRVKYISFSRNFGKEAAIYAGLQKADGDLTAVMDADLQDPLTLLPEMYKAVAEDGCDSAAARRVTRRGEPPIRSFFARCFYRLIAKISKIELVDGARDYRLMNRKFVSAVLSLKEYNRFSKGIFCWVGFKNKWIEFENVERAAGETKWSFWKLTLYAVDAIIAFSTVPLVLATAFGLLLCLLAFLAIMFVVLRKLIYGDPIQGWASTMCVLLTTGGVQLLCTGILGQYMAKTYMETKNRPVYIIDKTNCENR
- the rpsO gene encoding 30S ribosomal protein S15; the encoded protein is MIDQEKKQAIIEEYKTHEGDTGSTEVQVAILTARIRELTEHMKIHKKDFHSGRGLLILVGKRRKLLQYLKSRDFNRYQNLIKRLGLRH
- a CDS encoding polyribonucleotide nucleotidyltransferase produces the protein MKEIFELDFYGKKLAFETGRLAKQANAAVLARHGNTEVLVTAVMSSKAREGLDFFPLLVDYEERYYAAGKVPGGFIKREGRPSEAATLSGRVIDRSIRSLFEDWMRNDVHVVATVMSVDQVNPANILGINGASLALAMSDIPWNGPIGAVRIGCLDGELVVNPDEADMPRSTLDLTVAGHRGGITMVEAGANELTEDKMVDALQLASEAIVKIVDFIDEICAKVGKTKVVLPEPQKIEEIDAWMKENVEKDIYEAVQIHEKMARGTALAEAQQKAEEHFAESHPDSEKYIATVMEGMVKDNVRKLLLEEKKRSDGRAMDELRKITCEVDILTMTHGSALFTRGETQSLGVTTLGMIGADDQILDGLKLDEPAKRFILHYNFPPYSVGEIKPMRGPGRREIGHGALAERALRPMFPAEEDFPYVVRQVSDILESNGSSSMASVCSGSLSMMAAGVPIKKQVAGIAMGLVSDGKNYNILTDIQGLEDHYGDMDFKVAGTRDGITALQMDNKAGGITRQVLVEALAQAKKGRMQILDIMDAAISEPRPEIAPTAPKIITMSIDPEKIRDVIGSGGKVIRNIVAVSGAKVDVEDSGIIHIAAVNLDCAEAARKMINDIVREAEVGEMFIGTVTRMLSFGAFVEVLPGKEGMLHVGEITTRRVPKIEDAFEIGDKVLVQVKEIDDMGRVNLTRKPLIPGFDSLAQNPEYTEQIEIEKAREIKYAAFPESTPAPKRDKAPHRDGDFKKSEHKPVRRFERK